AAGTTGGGCAACCTGAAATGGCATGCATAGCTCCTTGCAGCCTCTGCACGCAGTGGAGAGTGGAGCGAGGGAAAGTTCTGGAAAGCAGGAGGAATCGTTTAATCAAAAGTGGATCCACCTCTGCCGAGAAGTCGTGCTGAAATGCCTCGAACCCGGAGCAGCCACGAAGAATAGCGGCTAGTTGGGCAGCCTCGAGGGTTTCGTCTACTTGTTTGTCGCCCCTCGCCATATACGTCTTGGTATCAAGGATACGGCAGGTTTTGTCGGCTCGCTCGATTTGGCGACCACAAACGATGTATTCAAATCCCAATTCATGAGGGAAGGTTGACTCAATAATGCCTTGGAAAAGGAGGGTGGATTCCTTGATAGCCTGGAAGAATCCGAAGTTTATCTCGCTACAAACCTGATTCGCGTCTGCGCGTTTCACATAGAGGTAGAGCTTGTTCAGAGTCTCCCACATTTCCGAGGAGATCTGGTCGCGGATCATACGAGCGTTTTCTCGAGCTGCGGCTATACAGCTGTAGACTGAGCTCGGGTTGTCCGAGTTGAAGGTCAGAAACTCGGTAACGTTGTAGCTGCTTCGTTCTTTGTAGAGCGAGTCGAACAACGCCTCGTCGCCGAGACTG
This region of Pelagicoccus albus genomic DNA includes:
- a CDS encoding alpha-E domain-containing protein, with translation MLCRVADSLFWMSRYTERAENIVRLVDVTHQTLLESENSSEEVGYQHWKPLLRSLGDEALFDSLYKERSSYNVTEFLTFNSDNPSSVYSCIAAARENARMIRDQISSEMWETLNKLYLYVKRADANQVCSEINFGFFQAIKESTLLFQGIIESTFPHELGFEYIVCGRQIERADKTCRILDTKTYMARGDKQVDETLEAAQLAAILRGCSGFEAFQHDFSAEVDPLLIKRFLLLSRTFPRSTLHCVQRLQGAMHAISGCPTSHYSNESERLTGKLVAKLNYSTAADLEGTKGDKLIKEIEDDLADIASEMSKQYMGGGIYDPAAELTEV